A part of Lacibacter sp. H407 genomic DNA contains:
- a CDS encoding Crp/Fnr family transcriptional regulator, translating into MHAFRQYIERYVSLTDSDWNVIFHCFEQRVIEKDEILLCEGKICRYLYFLETGLMRYFISKDGEDVTKFFTHAPYCFTSQFSFTSEKPATESIQAIEQSTVWQIALQEADSLLELKSWNTFIRKLIQEVQFYTESILQELQTETAEYRYSKMLINNSSFVQRIPLKYLASYFGIAPQSLSRIRKKIVGASRS; encoded by the coding sequence ATGCACGCATTCCGGCAATACATTGAACGTTACGTATCTCTCACTGATTCAGATTGGAATGTCATCTTCCATTGTTTTGAGCAAAGGGTTATTGAAAAAGATGAAATATTATTGTGCGAAGGGAAAATATGCAGGTATTTATATTTTTTAGAAACCGGTCTGATGCGATATTTCATTTCAAAGGATGGTGAGGATGTAACTAAGTTTTTTACCCATGCTCCATATTGTTTTACATCACAGTTTAGTTTTACAAGTGAGAAGCCGGCAACTGAAAGCATCCAGGCTATTGAACAATCTACAGTTTGGCAGATAGCACTTCAAGAAGCTGACAGTTTATTGGAACTTAAATCATGGAATACTTTTATACGGAAGTTGATTCAGGAAGTACAGTTTTATACCGAATCAATTTTACAAGAGTTGCAAACTGAAACTGCTGAGTATCGATATTCTAAAATGCTGATCAACAACAGCAGTTTTGTACAGCGAATACCACTTAAATATCTGGCTTCTTATTTTGGTATTGCTCCTCAGTCGCTAAGCAGAATCCGGAAAAAAATCGTTGGAGCCTCCAGAAGTTAA
- a CDS encoding pirin family protein encodes MQKAIKKITKQVLQPNHMGFTSVDMFHTEFDFEPFLVFTEFHMDKAIFGPHPHAGVSVMTYMMPDSKGSFLNRDSRGDHSIIEPGGIHVTQTGSGIKHDEVPTIEGVDCHGFQIWINHADKDRLVEPKAFHAFSNEVPEYNSDDIKLRVIQGSYQQVTSPIDLVTKTILFDVTLNPNATIELDAKEMAFIYLMKGSITIAGNEISNTAMLSFEKAGDKITINTGNEAAHFIFASGTPHNEPIVHGGPFVMTTNDQMKATQERLRRGEMGELYSL; translated from the coding sequence ATGCAAAAGGCTATTAAAAAAATTACGAAACAGGTATTACAACCCAATCACATGGGCTTTACATCGGTAGATATGTTTCACACAGAGTTTGACTTTGAACCTTTTCTAGTATTTACAGAGTTCCACATGGACAAAGCAATTTTCGGCCCTCACCCTCATGCAGGTGTTTCCGTTATGACTTACATGATGCCTGACAGCAAAGGATCTTTTTTAAACCGGGACAGCCGTGGCGATCACAGTATCATTGAGCCGGGCGGCATACATGTCACTCAAACCGGAAGCGGCATCAAACATGATGAAGTACCAACAATAGAGGGCGTTGACTGTCATGGATTTCAAATATGGATCAACCATGCTGATAAAGACAGGCTGGTGGAACCAAAAGCTTTTCATGCTTTCTCAAATGAGGTTCCTGAATACAATAGTGATGATATTAAATTAAGAGTGATACAAGGCTCCTACCAACAGGTTACATCACCGATTGATTTGGTTACAAAAACAATCCTGTTTGATGTTACATTGAATCCAAACGCAACCATTGAACTTGATGCAAAAGAAATGGCATTTATTTATCTGATGAAAGGAAGTATAACCATTGCAGGAAATGAAATCAGCAACACAGCAATGCTAAGCTTTGAAAAAGCCGGAGATAAGATTACTATCAATACCGGGAATGAAGCTGCACATTTCATCTTTGCGTCGGGTACTCCACACAATGAGCCCATTGTACATGGCGGACCTTTTGTAATGACTACTAACGACCAAATGAAAGCTACACAGGAACGATTACGACGTGGAGAAATGGGGGAATTATATTCATTGTAA